TATGACAAAAactcaaaaaaataaattgagCCTTCTGAGTTTACAGAGCCGTTTTCCGTTTGGATTTCATCTTCCTTAAAATGGTTTAACAATATGTTGATAATTTTCCGTGAGTTACAAGTCAGATTCTTAATTAACTCAAAACATTGTTGTTGGACAGCCATAGACGGATCATTTacataatttaatatagtTTCAGTTGAGATGATATTTAGTAATCTCAACTTAGCTTGATTCTTAGCATTATAGATCAAATTCTTAAGTATCCATAATGAATTTTCCTTAATATTTTCCCTTAGATTTATTGGTAACTGAGATCCATTGACTTCTAGCCAGGCGTTATTTTCGGTAAAGGTTGGATTggttaaaattttattaacaatatcaaGAATTCCATTTTTCATAATGCAAGTTTGTAAACTACAAAACTCCACAACCAAATTAGCAATTATACCTAATGTTGCAATCATAATATTCAGTTCATCAATTAACATATTTCTTCCTACAAATGAACACGATTTTATAAGTATATGTGAATTTTGTACCAattttaacaataaaatagcTAATTCATTTCTCTTCAAATTTGTTCTTACGGTAATAGTACTTCTTGATAtagattttaataactCCAGACATGCCAGGGAAAACTCAATATCTTTGATTCTTGGTAATGAAGTTTTATGATTCCCTATTTGGCTACTACTTGAAATGTGATCTaccattttttgaatatcaCCTTTATTGTTAATGAATTCTGTAGTTAGCTCGTAGTGTGTGTCTAATGCCGATTCAACGTATAATagtaaattatcaattttcaTTATGAGTGTTCTATAGGAGCTGTTATTCAAAGAAACAGATgccattatttttaaaatcgATATTAGAGTTTTGTAAGATGATTCTGTTTGCCTTTCCAGTTTTAAACagttttcaaaagtttGTAATATTCCTTCAAACAAATGCAATTCTCCCAAATAGGTTATAATTGGATTATTCATGGAATTACTATTGTATTTAGTAATCAATGAATACAAAAGTTCCAGTGGGTCGCACCAACATggtaaataattaaaatctaATGTTGCAAAGATATGAGGCAATagtaatttaatattgttaaaatCTTTTCTATACTCagatgataaaataaaaggTCTCAGTAGATAATTTAGAGATGCACACTTTAATTCAATGtcattatttgataataaagttctaataaaaattgtaaaatcaACAGACCTGAATAGCCCTAGGGGTTTAATAGAATGATCTATATTGTCATCAAATAAACctgaatataatttcaatCCAAGTATTAAAAGTTCTCTGTCTAGTGTATCCGATATTCTCATGAAGTCTGCCGTAAAATTAAATGTGTTGATATTctgatttatattatatttcaaaacGCTTTCatcaaaaagaaattcaaCTTTCCTATTCTTTTGACCGATTGACTCTCTGATTAAActatatttcaaattaattttactcgaatatttatcaaagaGGGACACTAATGATTTTACTAAACTGCTTTGTAAACGATATCTATCGAAGTGATCAGTAACCCCCTCTTCTCTCGGGTCTATCCCGCGAAAGAATGCCTCAAAAATGGATAATATCTCTTTTAATATACAGAAATCGATTTCCTTTGGGTTGTTTCCTATGTAACACTTATCTACgtatttttctaattcatctTGTAATATCATATTGAGCTTGTATAGGTTATGAATATCCAGGTAATgatcatttaataaaacagtataaattttgaacaatttataaaataaaacttgATCTATATTATCCAATGTATTTCGATTCATAAATATGTTAACCCTAATATTCTCAATATAGGTAGTTgtgaaaattttatatcCTTGGAGGACACTTGCTCTTACATTCttgttaataaataaaatcgaGTAAATTATATCGAGTTTTAAACTCGATTCTTCTACTAATCCATCTTCTATTCTAATATCTagaatttcttttgttaaTGCCTCATTCAAAATCACATCTCTCTTAAATAAATCGTCTCctacaattttatttcgCAGCTCCACCAAAACAGAATAATCAGCACTCATCATAACATGAAGATTTTCGATATTGAATTAGGCAACTTATTCTATCCTTATAATCTAAAAGAAATTTCCCttgattaataaatttttaacaataaataagtATCCATAAAACTTTATGAGTATTTGAATCACAATACAAACCTAAactatattataaaatatatatatgtgtcatattaataatatacaaCGTTGTCCTGTGAAAAGAAGACTTccttaatattttttgtatcaatatattcttaGCAGatgattcaaatttaaGTCGCAATATTTACCCGATCTAGTACCCATTCAGCTAAAGGCTACTTTTGACAATTTTgggaaaagaaaaaatcatATCAAGTAATCGCAACTCTAACTGTACAGACAATGttgattattaatttgaattaaataatgaaccCATTTATTTAACGAAAttagtaatattttattaaattcaaaaattaatttgatCTATACTTATTTGAATGTATTTATATGAAAGtctataaattaaatttggcaaaaaaagattattatttattagtGCTTTTCTACACATTTATAAGCTTAATTTTTACCAGCGTTAACCATAACTAGTTAGTTCATCATCACATTAGAAGCAAAGGtgaaaattaataataacataatataaatagaaaaaaaaatcaagaaTGTTTACTGGTATAGTCGAAATAATGGGTATTATCGATTCCTATAAGGAATACGATGACAGTGCTGCTGGTGGACATGGTATCTCTTTAAAGATTAAGGATGCTTCGAAGATATTAGGAGATTGTCATATTGGTGATTCAATTTCTGTTAATGGTATTTGTTTGACAGTGACTGAATTTGATAACGATTCATTTAAAGTTGGCATCTCACCAGAGACTGTTAGAAGAACTAATGTCGGCTCTTGGAAGAATTGCCAAAAAGTAAATTTGGAAAGAGCGGTTTCTGTGGATGTACGATTCGGAGGACATTATGTTCAAGGCCATATAGATACAACTGCTAAAATAACATGTATTGAAAAAGAAGGTAACTCTAAGATCTTTGGATTTAAATTAAGGGatgatgaatataataaatttattgttgaAAAAGGGTTCATTTGCATAGATGGTGCTTCATTAACAATTATTAGAATAGACAATGATGGCACTTTTTACATTAGTATGATTAAGCATACTCAAGATATAGTATCGATGcctttgaaaaatattggtGATGAAGTTAACATTGAAGTCGACCTAACTGGTaaagttattgaaaaacaaattaCTAGCGTTTTGGAAGCagaaatagaaaaagaGAATAGTATCTTTAAAGCCtttgttgaaaaaataGTTGAAGCAAAAATGAAGgaaattttacaaaaatagtATTTACTTTTATAGATGAATAAATAGATGTCGAATAAAAAATTCAGtagataatgaaatttgatcttaattgatttatctttagtaaatatacaaatattttgatgattaatgaaaatgtggtgatatataaataatgcTATAAAATAGTTTCTCACTAAAAGTGATCAACTAATTTGGAACTTCAAATATTAGTGACACACCCTCATCACCAGCAGTGATTATTCTTCTTAAGTTATTATCTTTGCCTTGAAGTAGTACAAAATCCAAGACACCCATATTATGACCACAACATACGAACTTCTCCGAACCAGTTCTAGCATCATATTGGTAAACTTTACCATTTACGCATGATACAAACAGGTCTGTTTTATCGAATGTTAATCTAGTTACTGAATCTTCTAAAGTGAATTTACGTCTCACCCTCCATGTATTAATATCATATAATAGAATATCACCACACACTAAACCAATTGCTAGTAATGGGAAGTCAGTAGACCAAGAAATGGATTCAATTGATGCATCCAATTCTTCTTGATCTTCctttaattcaattactGTAGATAAGTGTAGAACACTACCATTTGCACAATTGATAATAGCAAGAACACCGTTATTGGAACCAACAGCAACAATTGGGGTagtgttttttttattagttGGGGCGGAAGCAATAGAAACCCATGGGGCCACTACACCTTTAGTGTCTGATTGtgaaattttgaaagtttGTTGACCAGTGTAACAATTCCATCCGACGACGGTACCATTAACAGAACATGTAACCAATTCCAAAACGTTTTCGCCTTGatcaatattaataaattcacCCATTGTACATTCTTCAGTGTGAACAAAACCTGACATGATTGGCTCAACAGACCCGTCTACTTCGTTAATTTGATAAACCCAAACAGAACCATTTGTAGCACCGAAAGCAAAAATACCTGGAATCACAGTGTGACATTTCAACCAAATAATTTCTTCGACTTCTTGTAAAACACTTGTTAGTTTCCATTGAGCACCACCTTTAGTAGAGGCATGGATTAAAATTTTACCGTTCATGTCACCAGTAACTAAATATTTACCATCGCTGGTAAAACCACCACTGATAACAGATTCTGTGTGATCAGTTAAAGCACCAGCAAATTTAGGTGGGTGAGAATGAGAAGTCCACAGATTTGCTACGTTATCACCACCACCACTTACTACTAATGGTAAAGTTGGGTGATGAAAAACTGTAAAGATAGAGTCAGTGTGTTTATCGAAATAACTTATCGAATTATTTGACATATCGATTTCAATAGTTTCATCTTCACGATTTCTATTTTCTTCAGTATCTAGTTgttcttcatcattttcatcatcttcttccaTGTGAGCTTCGTCATCCACAACTACTTCTTGATCAACTTCATTGTTGGCaataaattcttcttctggaGCATTTTCAATCTCCGGATTTAGTTGTTCTGGGTTATTAGATTCCATTATTAATcttaattataatttctaAGTTGCCAATTCTAAAGGTCTCGTTTTACTTAAAGCTATAACTCtccaaaataaaataaaataaaacacaCGTCCTAATCAATCCAACAGAATAGCAACTTGTTGatcatttatatacataGTTAAATCATAAGTTTTGATTACTTTCACCATTATAGTGCCTTTACATTATTAATGCAACTTTTGCCATCAGAGTGTATCTCATCGCAATTATTTTCACATCagacaaaagaaaaaattttatgattAATCACGTGCAGTCATCCGGTTTTTTCAACTATGCGTATCTAACCCTCAATAAGCACAATAACTTATAAACGATTGCAATTCTGtgacaaatatatataagtgaTTTGATGAGATTCTTTGAGATTTGGATCAATTACATTGAAGGTAATAATTAGATAGATGTTTATTAGTCGAAGTAGGCTGTAGGGACAAGTCGTTAAATTAGTCAAAGGCTTACATTGGTTGTTAATGATTCAGTACTTGTTATGTAAATGCCACCTTAAACTTAGATACTACACTCTCCTTGGCATTTGACATTTTTAAGAGGAAGTGTAGTGTAGTTTATGTGTATAATCAGTTCATTTCATAATTTAGTAGCATAAAGTGAGAAGTAAAATGCTAAGATAACTTTTTTTCTCTGATCTGAATTGATAATGATAGTAAATATGCATGTTCTTAAATTGTATGTAATTTGTACCGCGattgttaatttttttttaaattttaaatttataagggtttaaatatatagataaatatgtatataaaatatatgtttAGATTTATAATTGTACATTGATATCGATTGAGATATATTCTGGTTGAagttatttataataagtTAAGGACTAGTGAAATAACTTAAAATCACAGTATTTATCATATTAATGTCAGATACTGTTGATAAACATTTAGACCAAGATATAAAGAAccaatttaataaagaagtATGTACTTGGTGCCCAGTATCCCAAATAATAGAGTTTAATCAGTGTGTGTTCGCATTACTAACAATATTCATGATGTgctatttaaaaatttaaaaagtaGCGGATACTTTTAGTTATTGGTGTCATTGGGGATAGGTGCTGCTCAAGGTAGTTTAGTTGGAGTAACATCAGGTTAcgttattaataattatgtTCCAGCTTTTAAGAAATTAAGGGCACCTTTGAAAATCTTGTtttattcttcttttctgTTTTTAGGTGCTTTTTATGAAGCAGAGAGGCaagttaaaaaatttaaggtaaaattaataaatcgTGAACTTCAGAAGAGACAACGTATTTTGGATTTAGCTGCTGAAAATGGCATTTTTCTGGAGAGTGATTTGACATTTCCAGAAACTGTAACGACTTCACTAACAAAGAAATAGTAATATTCTACATAAAAATGTATAACAAAAAACATCAATGAtaacattttatatttaatttttatgaCGAGATTTTAATCTTTCCAAAAGGCTAAAGTATCCAAAAATTTTTACaaaacattaaataatgaagatatttAGCAAGGAAATATTTGATGTTATAAAATTTCCACTTATTAACTGttctaaaaaattataaatattgttacaatttattgatgataataCAGAATAGAAtctaatgattttattatattaactAATAATCAAGTAGTTATCAAccaaagaatattttagtGATTTTCACTTGTTTAATGCATTGCTCAATTCCATTAATAATGCTTTGGAGTTGAGTTCAgttttatcaaaagaattatGCTTATTGAATTCATGTGATAACATTTCAGTTTTGCTCATTGTTAGCTCCGAAAGAGCTTTTGTTGTTGCTTCAAGTAAAATAGCGTGTGATGATAACTTATCAATTTGTGAAAAGAACTTATCCTcgaatatttgaaatggAAGATTCTCAGCATCACTCAtcatattttcatcattagCCATTAATTCAACCTCCTTTTCTAATGCATCCCACTCTGCTTCCCAGTCTTGCGATTTTAATGTATCAGACCAATTGTCCATTTCCAGTTTATActtatcaatttttgagtctaataaatttaaatttctttggttttctatatttttaatatttgctATCTTTActttttcctttttatCTTTCCTGCTTCTTCTCTTGGCtgattttttgatttctttttttgcaTTATTACCTGTTTTAATGATATCTTCGGTATCATCGAAAATGTGTTCATCAAAAGTTGAATCAATGTCGTCTCCTTCAATAGCGGAGTAATCATCATCAGAATTATCCTGCATAGTATCGTCCCagtttatatttattttatcttttctGAGATCATTCACAAATTCCTTCAAAATTGATATGGCGATAATCTTTGAATCGTCATAATTTCtgatttcatttttcattccatttctgtttcttttaTCAGAATCATACTTTGGATCAgcttctttttctaaattatGTAAAGACCTTATTGAACACCAATTGAAAAGTTGTCGTATTTGTAAATCTCTACcaaatgatgaatttcCTATATGCCTGTAAAAATCCTGTGCAGGTACATCCTTATGCGGAGATATAATTCCTAAATGTTCATCTTGCGTAAAGATTCTTGAGACACGCCTGCCTCTTTGATCAGCTATGGATTTCCTTCTATCCTTAGATTTTTGTGATAGTTGTGAATTTGGATTCATCGAATGGTACTGTGGAAATAGTTGAGGTGCTGGCATCAATCTGTTCTGAACATTTGAATCCTGAGAAAACATATAAGGCTGCTCTGGATAATAACCAGGCTGTGGGGCATAGTACATTGGTACCGAAGCCCCATTTCTCATTTGTGGGTTCTCAACATTTTCATGCATTTGAGGTGAATTATATGGTAGCATTGGATATGATGAAGATGGAACAGGATAATAGTATACATATGGAACATATGGTTGTTGTGAAGGAGTATGTGCTcctttaaaattttgagAACTTCTTTTATCAACTCCATTGTCACTGTTAGTGTCATCtctattattttgataCTCAGGCATAGATGAGTTAAAATTCTCCATCCATTTTGCCTTTTGAATATCTTGAAAATTATCTAACCTTTCCCCTAATGTAGGTACTCCAGACTTCTGATTTGATTTGTGccttttaaatttaaagctATCATCTGATTCATAAGTTTTTGCTCTATTTTCAGATGAATGAGCTTCTCCTTcgttgaatatatttacattgGTTGCACTTTGAGAACTACCAGAGAGTTCTTTAACCTTGTCAGATAATGGAATGGTCTCCATTCTCAATGGATAGATAGGCTTTAAATCTAATGATCTACTCTTTGGCATCAAATGTGGTTTCCAATGGCAGAAAAAGATCAGCTActtatgaaaataattaagACTTCCTTATCAAATATCTATTTTATGTTATCTCGAATGAATAGACtataaatacatatatatatatgtctatattttaaaataatttacaattgactatattaaatcatttgtttacattttgtattttaaaCGGTTTAATTTTGCTTTACTTAAAATTTCTAATGGGCTTCGGAAGTATACACATTCGTGTATAATGATACACATATCGTAGCACTGTAATGTAACGATACTATACATGCAATGGATAGTATATCATAATCTATCATAGTACAGTATGCTATGCTATGATATAATAAGTATACAGGGTAGTAAATGTATCCAATCATGTCTAAACTTGGCCTAAACTTaccaaaatattacaaCACAAAGCATACAACTTAAAGTCgtcttttttttctttccaTTCTCTTTTGTGATCCGACAAGCTGGTAGATGGTAATTTGCATAAGATGTTTcaatattcattttcagtATAATATGTTCTTCCAAATGACATCCACCATGTCCATATTCTCAACGagtatttatataagaCATAGCTTCCTTATTCTTGTCCTACAATTTCGTTCATagtttttttcaataattctttcAAGTTATCCAGCTCTTGCTTGTCAATTCCTTCTTGTTCTGTTGTTTCTTCAGGAATCTGGTTTAATAACCATTTTTCTCTTATCGTTCTACTTAGCACCAATAAATCTTGAATACCTTTGATTAACTGAGTTGTTTGATTATTAACCATAAGGATACTTGTTGTAGCCGATGTAATTTTTGAGTTCTCTTGAAATTTATCCTCATTTTCTTCTAGTGTTTCATCGACCGAGGAATATTTaatcaattcaattaatttagtTGAAATCAGTTCAGTTGATTGTCCTAATCTTTCATATAAAACTTGGTTACTCATCGCTTTATAACCGTATTAATTATGTTCACTcacaaaaataaataaataaatcaatcTTGATATaacttttattaattctagattttttgtttttgctTATGCAGAATACAATAGGTCTTGCACATAGCAATAATCTACATTTAATTCATATCAAAGACCATCCATTCTTTTCTATTTGTCAATACatgttttttttcaatatttaacaGCCAAAATAACTCTCGTTATCGATTGTAATCCcgaaattataaaaatctaagaaattaaattaaatttcaatatttttcaaagcTTCGAGCTTCGTAACTGCTAGTCACCATAACTATTAAAATGCATTACTATATTAACACttatataaattcaattaatacttatttttgatattttatttgaatgcTATTTAATGtggataaaaatattttccttTTCCTATGTATATAACTACATATGCATTTTAAGCttctaaatttttgttttctttttgcaTTTTGCAAAGTTTTATGTTACCTATCCGACGGTTTTTCCTAAGTTAATCCCAACTGTTTTGAacatattaataataccaACGTTTTCTTTTAGAACTATTCAATTGGATTATGaataatcaattgtttGTTTATGCTGAAAGAATTGATTTTCCTTTACGCTTGAATTTCTTCGATTGTTTTCACTTCTTTTATTTGAGATTTTTTGAttactttctttttcttggaagcattgatattattatttgacaCAAGATCTTTCTTTCGTAAAGTGCAATACTCGCATAATTCTCTTCCTTCTTCCAGTTTTCTATCTCTACCCTTATCATTATCGTTAGTTTTGATGTTACCTAATTCATCAACCTTTgactttattttatttttgtagtTATTGAATTCAACAGAGGGGAAATTTTCTGTTATTGTCGCATTTTTAAATGTCTCTGTCCTTCTtggaatatatttataatcggtatatttcaatttatgCTCCTCCTTTTCCTTTTTCGCCAATTCATGCCAACGTTCCTTCTCTTTATCAGATAACGCTCTCCATTTTTGACCAATTTCTTTAGAAATTATAGAATTTGTCTTGAATGATCCATGAGACACtaacaaatttttatatttaccaAACATTTCGCCATGCATTTGTTGcctaaataatataaaagcATTTCTAGGCCTTGGAATGTGTTTTCCAGCCTTTGTGTAGTTCCTACATCTGCAACgttttaataaaactgAATTTAGATGATCAAGTTGATTAGATTTATTCAGAGTGTCACTTTTTTTTGGTGATTCTACTAATGGGGTTTCTAGCTTAACAGAAAGTTGACTATTATCTAATAGAGGGGAGGGAAGAccttcatttttatttggaAAACTACTGAATTCCATTGAACTTTTAATTAGCGGTCTTTGTATACTCAAAGGTTCCATTTCATAAGTTTGTTTTGTGGTGACATAATCTTTCTTAATGTTTGCTTGACCAGATATTGAACTTTGACGAAGTTTTAAAAGAGACGCCTCTGAGAAACCTGACGATAGACTAGAGTACGATCTAACAAATGGTGTACTACTTGGGTTAAATGCATGTATTTCTGGTGATGTAAGTGGTGGgattaaaattttatatgtaGGATCCATGAGTGTTGAATTGTAACTAGGGTTTAGATATCTGGGACTCATGCCGTAGTTCGAACTATATGCCATTTGATGATGAATACCATTTTGTTGTAATGTAGGGTTCGAAGTCTGCCTTTCCGTAAATGACGTCAACGGCTCTGTCGTTGTAAACAATAGATCTCTTATGGGAGGTAAATTCATATTTGTTTCCATTTTTAAGAATTGTaagtttttatttgattatgGTTTATTGATTATTGGTTGTATTCAATTGTCTCTACAAAcatattgttatttaaaCCATGTTtaacaacaatattaaaGCTAACacaaataaatgaaaaaatgCTTCTATAAGATGTAAAAATGAGTCTCATACAGTATTTGGGAATTTActgttgataatattagTTTTAATTTACTCTATATATACTATTCCAAATTAAAGTTTTAGATATATCAAAGTAAAGAAAAGCttattactattaaatTAAGAATCTGTTCAGATGTATAAGTTCCGAATATGATTACTATCATTTCTATGCCATGTATTTGTACCcatttatctttttaaaCTTTCCAGTAACACTCTATGGCAGATCCTTAGTTATAATCTTAGTGAAGACAAAGAAGTCTTTAACatgaaatatcaaatgAAAGCTTTTGTCATTGCGTACTAGTTATTGTGTTCAAGATGGAGAGACACAAGTATCAATTAGATTAGTGAATTTCTGTAAAATTATATGGTTTTAAGGTTTTTGACATAAggatgatatttttaattccACAGCGATCTATATGCCAAGTTTCATGATGAGCGTAAATAGTTATTCTaagaaattagaaaagTATCTCATACTTTAAAAATCATTCACAAACTTGCACTAATTTTTATGCAATTACTATTCTTGAGATTCTCATAACCTCAgaaaactttttttttttcattcaaGATCTAGTTAAATCGAAGCTCAAAAAATGACACACACAAACAAAAGTATTTCACTTGAACGATAATGATAGTGTGAATTTTTAGTATACCTATGAAACCATGCTATTACTATTTCTATTACTGTTGTTTTCGTTATTAATATCGATTCGTTTGGGTTTTACTCCTGCGTGtcaattataataataacttcaATATTTTGGAGAAACACTATTGAGGGACTTTGAAGCAACACACAATTTGTTCATGCtaaaactttattttaaagaaacttCACTACAATGAAAATAGAAATGTTCTGATGTTTATATTCTAAAATGgcaatattttaaagtttaaaagaatttgaaaatatgtCTCTCTTTCACtttaaattgaaaatttcatATTAAAAGCATTTGTGCCCACCTTTAAGTGCTGGCAAGCGAAACAATAAGTAAAAAAAAAGGAATACGAAAAACACAGTAACATTAGTACATGCG
The nucleotide sequence above comes from Tetrapisispora phaffii CBS 4417 chromosome 3, complete genome. Encoded proteins:
- the VID28 gene encoding glucose-induced degradation complex subunit VID28 (similar to Saccharomyces cerevisiae VID28 (YIL017C); ancestral locus Anc_7.184); translation: MMSADYSVLVELRNKIVGDDLFKRDVILNEALTKEILDIRIEDGLVEESSLKLDIIYSILFINKNVRASVLQGYKIFTTTYIENIRVNIFMNRNTLDNIDQVLFYKLFKIYTVLLNDHYLDIHNLYKLNMILQDELEKYVDKCYIGNNPKEIDFCILKEILSIFEAFFRGIDPREEGVTDHFDRYRLQSSLVKSLVSLFDKYSSKINLKYSLIRESIGQKNRKVEFLFDESVLKYNINQNINTFNFTADFMRISDTLDRELLILGLKLYSGLFDDNIDHSIKPLGLFRSVDFTIFIRTLLSNNDIELKCASLNYLLRPFILSSEYRKDFNNIKLLLPHIFATLDFNYLPCWCDPLELLYSLITKYNSNSMNNPIITYLGELHLFEGILQTFENCLKLERQTESSYKTLISILKIMASVSLNNSSYRTLIMKIDNLLLYVESALDTHYELTTEFINNKGDIQKMVDHISSSSQIGNHKTSLPRIKDIEFSLACLELLKSISRSTITVRTNLKRNELAILLLKLVQNSHILIKSCSFVGRNMLIDELNIMIATLGIIANLVVEFCSLQTCIMKNGILDIVNKILTNPTFTENNAWLEVNGSQLPINLRENIKENSLWILKNLIYNAKNQAKLRLLNIISTETILNYVNDPSMAVQQQCFELIKNLTCNSRKIINILLNHFKEDEIQTENGSVNSEGSIYFFEFLSYKLRQLNVKDQHQSKIFESILYIIVNISAVHENKKELIINEDDLLQIICEILRETEDDKEKYNNNSGFKLASLWILNNLLWNSSISQYTAYILQDDHNLEKSNTEINEGVTSVANDSVSQISMVSRDLYNEREGHSESETNSASRNNSSPSSLSNTNHETSYSERYESRFDGTNEEDREIDEDIEMSTSRNSTNEGSRRTLKTPDESEMVDDHNDEFVRTGDSSDFPSNQLKQDMLTKRCKKLISLGLYSLVKQNIFDKSISVKEKSKSLLYHMDFLLMENS
- the RIB5 gene encoding riboflavin synthase (similar to Saccharomyces cerevisiae RIB5 (YBR256C); ancestral locus Anc_7.181) yields the protein MFTGIVEIMGIIDSYKEYDDSAAGGHGISLKIKDASKILGDCHIGDSISVNGICLTVTEFDNDSFKVGISPETVRRTNVGSWKNCQKVNLERAVSVDVRFGGHYVQGHIDTTAKITCIEKEGNSKIFGFKLRDDEYNKFIVEKGFICIDGASLTIIRIDNDGTFYISMIKHTQDIVSMPLKNIGDEVNIEVDLTGKVIEKQITSVLEAEIEKENSIFKAFVEKIVEAKMKEILQK
- the SQT1 gene encoding Sqt1p (similar to Saccharomyces cerevisiae SQT1 (YIR012W); ancestral locus Anc_7.180), which gives rise to MESNNPEQLNPEIENAPEEEFIANNEVDQEVVVDDEAHMEEDDENDEEQLDTEENRNREDETIEIDMSNNSISYFDKHTDSIFTVFHHPTLPLVVSGGGDNVANLWTSHSHPPKFAGALTDHTESVISGGFTSDGKYLVTGDMNGKILIHASTKGGAQWKLTSVLQEVEEIIWLKCHTVIPGIFAFGATNGSVWVYQINEVDGSVEPIMSGFVHTEECTMGEFINIDQGENVLELVTCSVNGTVVGWNCYTGQQTFKISQSDTKGVVAPWVSIASAPTNKKNTTPIVAVGSNNGVLAIINCANGSVLHLSTVIELKEDQEELDASIESISWSTDFPLLAIGLVCGDILLYDINTWRVRRKFTLEDSVTRLTFDKTDLFVSCVNGKVYQYDARTGSEKFVCCGHNMGVLDFVLLQGKDNNLRRIITAGDEGVSLIFEVPN
- the DSN1 gene encoding MIND complex subunit DSN1 (similar to Saccharomyces cerevisiae DSN1 (YIR010W); ancestral locus Anc_7.175); its protein translation is MPKSRSLDLKPIYPLRMETIPLSDKVKELSGSSQSATNVNIFNEGEAHSSENRAKTYESDDSFKFKRHKSNQKSGVPTLGERLDNFQDIQKAKWMENFNSSMPEYQNNRDDTNSDNGVDKRSSQNFKGAHTPSQQPYVPYVYYYPVPSSSYPMLPYNSPQMHENVENPQMRNGASVPMYYAPQPGYYPEQPYMFSQDSNVQNRLMPAPQLFPQYHSMNPNSQLSQKSKDRRKSIADQRGRRVSRIFTQDEHLGIISPHKDVPAQDFYRHIGNSSFGRDLQIRQLFNWCSIRSLHNLEKEADPKYDSDKRNRNGMKNEIRNYDDSKIIAISILKEFVNDLRKDKININWDDTMQDNSDDDYSAIEGDDIDSTFDEHIFDDTEDIIKTGNNAKKEIKKSAKRRSRKDKKEKVKIANIKNIENQRNLNLLDSKIDKYKLEMDNWSDTLKSQDWEAEWDALEKEVELMANDENMMSDAENLPFQIFEDKFFSQIDKLSSHAILLEATTKALSELTMSKTEMLSHEFNKHNSFDKTELNSKALLMELSNALNK
- the SRB6 gene encoding Srb6p (similar to Saccharomyces cerevisiae SRB6 (YBR253W); ancestral locus Anc_7.174) — translated: MSNQVLYERLGQSTELISTKLIELIKYSSVDETLEENEDKFQENSKITSATTSILMVNNQTTQLIKGIQDLLVLSRTIREKWLLNQIPEETTEQEGIDKQELDNLKELLKKTMNEIVGQE
- the TPHA0C01510 gene encoding HMG-box domain-containing protein (ancestral locus Anc_7.169), yielding METNMNLPPIRDLLFTTTEPLTSFTERQTSNPTLQQNGIHHQMAYSSNYGMSPRYLNPSYNSTLMDPTYKILIPPLTSPEIHAFNPSSTPFVRSYSSLSSGFSEASLLKLRQSSISGQANIKKDYVTTKQTYEMEPLSIQRPLIKSSMEFSSFPNKNEGLPSPLLDNSQLSVKLETPLVESPKKSDTLNKSNQLDHLNSVLLKRCRCRNYTKAGKHIPRPRNAFILFRQQMHGEMFGKYKNLLVSHGSFKTNSIISKEIGQKWRALSDKEKERWHELAKKEKEEHKLKYTDYKYIPRRTETFKNATITENFPSVEFNNYKNKIKSKVDELGNIKTNDNDKGRDRKLEEGRELCEYCTLRKKDLVSNNNINASKKKKVIKKSQIKEVKTIEEIQA